The segment CTGAAACCAAGACACCCAATCCAAGCATATCGGTAAACGGCAGAGTTCACAAGCAAAGGGTAACCAAGTATTGGGAACACACCCCTGGCCAAAACGTATGGAACACACAATGCTGTAAGCAGCTTCATGATGATAGGAAGGACTATCTCCCGAAGCACCCAAAAGCCTTGCAACCTAGAGAAACCATTCTCCCTCACCCTCTCAAATTTCAGTCGCCAGCTCTCATCGACCAGTGGCATCATATGATCTAGCATAACCTGTTTAGCACAAGTCAAGTTAAGAAATCGGTAGAGTAGATATAGATATGCCAATATGAAGTAACTAATGTGCATTATACACAAAGGGATACTTGGGTGCCAAATGACATCCAAATTAGTGAAATGCATGGATTTTTAAACCACaagaaaaaaatcttttcattgCTTCTGGGAGGTATGATTTTGTTCAAACAGCTTTGATCTTAAACATGGAGCAATACTTCAAATGAGCTGCAGAAATCGTAGGGGGAAAAGATGCAGATCAACCATGATTTACAGCCCCACCACCAAATGTGTGCTTCAAATGAGCAATATGCAGAAATCGTAGGGGGAAAAGATGAGATCAACCATGAATTAAGAGCCCCACTGCCAAATGTTTTTTCGAAAAGGCTACAACTTATAACAAGAAGGGAAGGAAATGTTCTAGACAAAAAGCATGTAAATCCAAAGATTCAAACCCCCACGTCAATGTTATAAACAGGTAAAACCAAAGCTcataataatgtaaataaaCTATAAGGCACTTACCAGCCTGGTCCAGATCTTTAGAAAGATTAGTCCTAAAGCCCAATCTTGATAAAGAAGGAAGACTGGACTTTCATCAATGGGGACTCGCATTGGCACAATGACCAGAAGTTCAAAAAGCAGACCAATTAACACAGGAATAATAAATATCTGGAAAGAGaatcaacaaataaattaaCAGTACGGGAAAAAAATCAAGGTGCAAGTACTGAATCAAAATGAAAGGTGTCATTACCCATATTGACAACAGTGCAGAACTCTTCAGAACAATGACACACCATTTCCATATTTGGTTCATCAAAGCTGCAACCCTCCTAGTTCTAACTTGATCGATTGAGTACCTCGCTCCAGCAATGGCAGTCCAAATTGCATAACTTCCAATTACAAATGCATACAAATCTGAGAAGTAAAAGCAACAAAAGGTCAGTGTTTTTATTGTGAGGTGAACAGAAACCAACTTGGGCTAGGTTGACAGCAATACCATTGCACTTGATTCCATGAGTTATTGGAAGCAATGGGAGGGAATTGAAGAGCGCACGTCCAAGTGAAATCGGTACGATGATGAGGGCAGAATTAAAAAGTAGGAGAGTCATCCACGCCACAACAAGCAACAGCACAATACGGAGCACAAAGGCGTACCTGCTATAGATGTTTCCAAACAACATAAGACTCTTGCTAAAGCTTATTTGAGGTGAACTTAGAGTATCACCAATTTATGACTTAAACACTAGATCCTACAGAAACAAGCAAGACAAGAACTATGGCCACTGCACTGTAACAGCAACTTTGTCCaacaaacaaaattaacaaGCAACGGAAACATACAAGGTGGAGGTGGGGGtccaaatgaaagaaaaaaaatgaaaagcacTAAAGATTggacttttttttcatttagaagtaCCACCCCAACTCTTAACAAATATCGAGACCCAAAAAGGAACACTAGGTTTACAACACGTACCCAATGTAACTCCACAAGTGGGTTTGAAAGGGTGAGTGTACCCAGACCTTGCCCCTACCTCAtggaggtagagaggctgtttccAGAAGGACATCAGCTCAAGTAACATACATCTAAAcgaattttcaaaataatacaGAAATAATAACAGCGTGCGACCTGCCAAACAGAATGGATATGACAAGTGAAAAAACACAAATGGAACAAGTAGCTGAAGAACTGGACATTTAGTCAAACTGTGATTTATGCTTAATAATGGAGAAGATACTACAATAATCCCTTAGTGGAACTGACTGCACAATCTACACGTCAGTGATGAGTTAGCTAAATACCAATCCACAACGGGCACTAGTCCTACATATAATAGCCAATATACCATGAGAGACCGAATTGTACCtctcaaaaaacataaaaaaaagaaagtattcTATGAAGACTGCCCATTCATAAGCTTAtctaggttttttttaaaagctaggaggcttttaaaaattaattttgcgtTTCACACATTTGGGAAGAGGCTAAATTAGTACTCCTTCCATTCTAATATATATTTCTGATCTGTGAAGCCAAAATGTTTTGAACTGTTAAGTATGATTTATTCTATACAACTCCCATTAAGGATACAAAACTCATTTCGCTATTCACGTATTAAACTTTGATATGACGTTTTATCAATCAAGCTAAGAACCATCCTTTAACATTTCCCTCAATGACTATTATAATAAACATGGAGCATTGTTCAACTTACTCGGGATCCGCCTGTTCTTCATTGTCATAGTCTTCTACGAAGTTGGAACTAGCTGCTGCATGCCTAGCTCTGTTATCAGGAGCAAACCCTACCAAGGCCCGATCTGGTACACCATGCGGAGCTTGAAACCTGTCCTGCCTTCCTTGGTCACCATTTCCATTCTCTTGTCTACCATTATCCTCAGGTCGGGGCAGTAAGAAATCAGTTAGACCAAGAGACCAGCCCACTGCAGTAAACCAATATCGGAGCAGAGATTTGATTGTTGTACGCAACTTAAAATGCTCAATCGCAAAGGGAATACAGATTTGGAAGAGAAGCATGTCAGCAGGTATTTCAGTAAATGGATCAGATACACTGCACAAAGAGTAACAGTTCATTAAGTACCAAAGGGATGAAAGCTCAAAACTTGAATCCACATACCACATACATATTGAAACCAAAATCACAAGGAACAGAGCAGGAAACAATCTTACGAGATATCAAGTGGGAAAATGGATGGAGCCATTCGCATGGCAAGTTTGACAGGCAGATACACGAGCATCACTATTAAGCTTCCATAGACTGCAACAGACAAAAGAACTCGACGAGCATGCTTATGTACAGGATCATCAATCAAATCACGGAACGGGTTGTAGTTGGGATCTGCTGGATCTCGAAGAAAGTAAAGCACCCCATTACGCAAGACCTACAAAAAGAATTGTGGTAAATTAgtaaaagaaaacaattcgCAAAATAGAGATGGGAAACAGAACAAGTCTAATGAAGATTTTACCCCTCGAAGAAGGCTAACAAAGATACTTATTTGTAGCATGTAGACAATTCCTACAACCCAATGAACTAATGAGCTTGCCAATGGAGATACTGAAAAAAATTCCACCCTTTGTGTGATCGACTTCCCAAACATTCTAATGGTGCAAACATCCAGCCACCATCCACACATCAAAGGGAAAACACCAAGTTCGATAACAAGGAGGAAAGCAACCTTAATCATAGTCATCAGATGCCTCATAGCTGCTACAAATTGTCTAAAGAGGGAGGGGATGGTTTCTGCAATGGAAGCGATACCATAGAATCTTCCCAACGTCAAAGGCTCTCCCCTGGTGTACCGGATTAAAGCTACAATCCCAAGGTAAAAAAAGACtagagaaaatataaacatgtAGCCAACAGCAAGAGTTGTAACATCCGAAAGTCTGGATGTTCCAACAGATGACCCTTTCAAAAGATCAGTCGACACTGTTGTGCTGAGATTGTTTGCTGCCTCACTCAATTCAGTGGCATTTGCTTTCAACATTTCAGTGACTTGACCAAGTAAACTGCTCTCATCATTAGCAGTGGGAGTTAAATTCGCGACAGCAGTCCATGCACTCTTCAAAGTAATATTGGCCAAGGAAAGTGCTGTTTCAGTAAGTGGCATAACAGTTGATAATACTGGATTGCTTGCAGAGGACAAAATCCAAGACAAATAATAGAGTATAATTCGTCCTAATGAAAAGGGAACAAAGATCACAACTCCAAGAAATATCATATTACTGGCAAGAACCTGCACAAAAGGCAAACCACCATATATCACTTATCTTCTCATGTTAAGTTTGCAGACAACAGAATAAGAGAAATGGAAGTACACATCAGGAAAAATATGGTCTTCTGCAGAGCTTAGAgagtacaaaaatatatttaatgacTGCATGAGAAAGGTGGCGAGTGAAAGCAAGAACGTACAGTAAATGCATTTTCAACCAGATGAAAAACAGGACCCTGCATGCCAACAAGCTCATCAAAAGGTACATCCTCTGCACCATCAGCATCATCTAAACCATCAAACATCTGTTCAACATGAGCCTCAAGCCGTGCTGCCTGCATCTCCCAACGAGCGGCAACATTTTCAGCGTTTCTCCGGATTAACTGACCAGCTCCAGCAATTCCTTGTGCACCATTAGCATCTTCCTCATTTGCATCAGCAGCAAAATTTCTGTTTGCAGGAGCAACAGGTCTTCTTGGAGCACGGGCTGCATTTCTGTCCCCATCATCTTCCCTGTCAGCTTCCTGGCCCCCAAGTTCGCGCAAATGTCTGAAGTAATCCCTCAATGAAGTTGCCCCAAGAAAGATGAAAACAATGCTAGCAGAGAGCAGAAATCCATGCAGACAGTCGGTAAGAATGATGGTCGTGGATAAGTGACCCAAGAATAGTCTATGAGCTTCTCCAAAACTTCTAACAAAAGCCAACCGCCATATCCAGAATGTAATGAACGGTATTATGAGCAGCCATACAGAAAGAACAAAGCTAAGACGTAGGAAAAATTGCAGGACATGGCATGCTTTCATTGCCATCCCAACCACGAATTCTTGAAAAGGGAGCCTAGCCGGAGCGTTCTCAGCATAAACTGGTGAAAATGAGAATGCATGTTTGCATACCTAcgttataataaaaagaaattagtgAGAATCCACCAATAGAGGGATCACCCTAGGTGAGATCAGAAAACAACTTTTCAATGATAGCTATGTGCTGCAGTATCCAACCACACTCTATTGCAAGAATCATCTATGGTCAATCTTCATAGAAAAAGAATCATTTATGGTCAGTTTTACATCTAAGTGATAATTGTAACTTTCATTTAAGTGAGTCTTAATACACATTTCCAAAAGTCATACAGTTATACATTTCTCATATTGATTTAAtaagaacaattaaaaaattttcaaatcacaACTTCACTTGAGGAGTACAAAACAATAAAGCAAATCTATGCCTCAAACCCAAATCAGACCCGCTGCTAGAGTCATCATTATCCATTTCAGTCCATATAGACCCATTTTATTCAATATCCAATAATTTGACGTCATCTAATCCTAAAAATTCTTTATAGTTTCTATATGAACTTCTAATAGACTATCAATGTTGGATTTAATGTAAACATACCATCAAGACTAAGCTTCACGCCCAATTAGTCCTTACATAAGTATAATACATGAGTAGTAGACTGTACTAAATGAATGAGCTTACAATCTATAGACTGGAAGAAAAATTGTCTTCTTctttagcttctttttttttttttgacaacaaGGGAAAccgcagccgctacccttttGAGTGCGCACAGGGTTTTACCCGCTCCTAttcaatagctcgcaaaccacataggagagatAACCCGCACCACTAGGCAAGCctggtgcgacgagctcgacccaaAAGGCCAACCCAaggggtttcaaacttgaaacctccaacatggaagtccaaGCTCAAACCAGTGGGCCACCCGGAAGGGTGTCTTTTTCTTTAGCTAAACGGGATAAGAGAAGCAAGAAAACTATAAGCGTGTCAATGATGTGACAACTTTGCATCAAGAAGAGCTTGCAAAATTGATATGAGGATTTCTAATTTCATGGAGGTAAAGAAGAACAAGCAATAGCTTCAATTATGATTGAAAAACATGTCATAAAGTTAAGAATCCTTTGGCTGAGTGAGTAATATATTGAGACTTAAACAAGAAAAGGAAGATTAACAATACCCACTCCATTTTCAATACCCACTGAAGCTTAACTAAAAGAGTCGAGTTTGATACAAGAAAACTTAGCATAAAACAAGAAATATGGGGAGGGATTAAGCAAATGAAGAACGAACCTCGCATTGGCGAGCGTTACTGTGATTAAGCCATTGAAGTAAACAATCCTGGTGAACATACTTAATACTACCACTGCAAGCACAAGGATACCGGAGAGGATTATCGGCTTCACCAGGGTTCCGACAGATCCGACAAACATCCTCTTCTTCTTCGTCATCATCGAACCTGCTGGCCAAAGAATTCAAATCTTTACGTGTCACCTGGTCCGTAGACAACCCTGAGGAAGAAGATGCAGACGGCGATGAAGACGAATTGATCGCATCGGCGGAGGAGCGTTCCGCCGGAGAATTTCCACCACCGCCACCATCGTTCGACGCCGGCACCGCCGTTGCGATCTCCATCAACGATTGATTTGATTTGTATCTCCTAGGGTTTTTCTTGAAATCGTGACGATGCGATGGAGCTGTGGTTTGGTCCAACGAGAGGATCAACAAAATCGTGGACCAAGGACGTCggtttatcttttattattcctattttatccctcaaaatttgttatttatacgcgtctctttttttttcaataatatttattccattttattttatctaatatatatatatataaataactctTCAAAAGTTCATTTTAGACTTTTTTTCTCATAATAGTCTTAATATGAAATgacgatatattttttttaaaagaatattgttaaaatatgaagtaatataaaatatatatatattttaaatattttttttataagataaaaaCGACCATTTCTTAGTCGGCGAGGAGTTTGACATTAGATATGGCGTTGGAAAGGTGAACTGTGGGACCCTATCTAATGCATATTTAATATTAGAtttttttgactaatttaaaCGTGGATTTCTAGAAACAATCTggaatattcaataaaaaattataaagcaAAGGACACGTATGTAAAAATctgttttaattttgtttgaaaaaaagttgaatactattatttttactattataatttatacaaatgttattatatgtgacggtcacaaatatttaaaaacatatatttgcaagaatactattattataataatatatatttaaccaTTGTTGAACCCAAAATTGATAAAAGTAAATTCTCATTTTACTCGTCATTCCAATATatcaagaagatttttttttttatgttttattagtAACAATAAATACTATTCttcatttatcatttttaactatccaatactaaatattaattagtaagatattaatatcaataatcaTTTATTTAGAGATATATCAAGttaaacaataacaaataaagatgaagagaagaaataaataaactgatacattttgaaattataaaatttgaaaagttctgctttatctttttttctttaaaacccCAGACAGTGACACAAAACGAATATAATATATGAGAGTTTTCTattcagaaaaaaatatatttacagtTTATTATTTACATTAATAAATGAGGACtgttaattattcaaaaaaaattaaaattcggGTCCCTCTTTTGATCTTCATTGGGCCAAAACTTTGGGCTGCATCCCGCAATCTAAACAGGCCATAACTTTGTCTGTCTAATTTTGGGCCCAATTATATTTATCTTATGGTCTATTTTCATCGTAGTACAAATTCTACTCTACCAAACTAAGATTTGCTTGGATTGGATCTTTGGTAAATGAGACCAATCAAGATGTCATTTTCCATTATTGAAGAAGATCACATAGCAAGAAGATTCTATTTAttggattcaaaatttattatttattaatatatacaattgaaCTATATGCAGTCGCCTTAATAAGTTGTAAACCCTTATTCATTTTCTCTTGTGATTATGcagtaaaaaatatttgtgaataatttttttattttaaataattagcaTTGGGCCAAACTTTTGGGCCGCAGCCTTCAATTTAGGCGGGCCATTAGTTCTGTCTCTGTCTAACTTCCATACCAGCAATTGGACCCAATGATGACAACTTATGGTCTATCTTCATTGTAGGTCAAAATCACACTCTACCAAACTTTTAGAAAACGAAATGTGGTTGGACATTTAGCTAATCAACATGTCATTTCCCATTATTAAGATAATAAAGAAGATTAGGTAGCAAGAGGACCCATAATAGATTTGATTTACTAGTTCTAAGTTTTTTATTCATACTTAATTAGTATTAGCAGAGTATTAAttagtacttttttaaaaaataaatttataaagaagGTTTAAGTCAAAATAATTGTATTCAGATGAACCCTATAAAAtacacattaaaaaattatatttatagggTGATCAACAATTATATTAATCAGGGTGATATTTTATTAGGGAGCTATCGAtttgtaattcaactttactTTATGTTTACGATGACTTCATTGACTTTGTGCATTGcaatttgttcaattttcaCCACAAGGCATACTCAACTTTTGGCAATTCCTTAT is part of the Solanum lycopersicum chromosome 1, SLM_r2.1 genome and harbors:
- the LOC101257809 gene encoding probable E3 ubiquitin ligase SUD1 isoform X1: MEIATAVPASNDGGGGGNSPAERSSADAINSSSSPSASSSSGLSTDQVTRKDLNSLASRFDDDEEEEDVCRICRNPGEADNPLRYPCACSGSIKYVHQDCLLQWLNHSNARQCEVCKHAFSFSPVYAENAPARLPFQEFVVGMAMKACHVLQFFLRLSFVLSVWLLIIPFITFWIWRLAFVRSFGEAHRLFLGHLSTTIILTDCLHGFLLSASIVFIFLGATSLRDYFRHLRELGGQEADREDDGDRNAARAPRRPVAPANRNFAADANEEDANGAQGIAGAGQLIRRNAENVAARWEMQAARLEAHVEQMFDGLDDADGAEDVPFDELVGMQGPVFHLVENAFTVLASNMIFLGVVIFVPFSLGRIILYYLSWILSSASNPVLSTVMPLTETALSLANITLKSAWTAVANLTPTANDESSLLGQVTEMLKANATELSEAANNLSTTVSTDLLKGSSVGTSRLSDVTTLAVGYMFIFSLVFFYLGIVALIRYTRGEPLTLGRFYGIASIAETIPSLFRQFVAAMRHLMTMIKVAFLLVIELGVFPLMCGWWLDVCTIRMFGKSITQRVEFFSVSPLASSLVHWVVGIVYMLQISIFVSLLRGVLRNGVLYFLRDPADPNYNPFRDLIDDPVHKHARRVLLSVAVYGSLIVMLVYLPVKLAMRMAPSIFPLDISVSDPFTEIPADMLLFQICIPFAIEHFKLRTTIKSLLRYWFTAVGWSLGLTDFLLPRPEDNGRQENGNGDQGRQDRFQAPHGVPDRALVGFAPDNRARHAAASSNFVEDYDNEEQADPDRYAFVLRIVLLLVVAWMTLLLFNSALIIVPISLGRALFNSLPLLPITHGIKCNDLYAFVIGSYAIWTAIAGARYSIDQVRTRRVAALMNQIWKWCVIVLKSSALLSIWIFIIPVLIGLLFELLVIVPMRVPIDESPVFLLYQDWALGLIFLKIWTRLVMLDHMMPLVDESWRLKFERVRENGFSRLQGFWVLREIVLPIIMKLLTALCVPYVLARGVFPILGYPLLVNSAVYRYAWIGCLGFSLFCFCAKRFHVWFTNLHNSIRDDRYLIGRRLHNFGEEVLQRHNEVEVGGEGEIPLLNGDVEEVADIGLRHRRGIMQDA
- the LOC101257809 gene encoding probable E3 ubiquitin ligase SUD1 isoform X2 encodes the protein MEIATAVPASNDGGGGGNSPAERSSADAINSSSSPSASSSSGLSTDQVTRKDLNSLASRFDDDEEEEDVCRICRNPGEADNPLRYPCACSGSIKYVHQDCLLQWLNHSNARQCEVCKHAFSFSPVYAENAPARLPFQEFVVGMAMKACHVLQFFLRLSFVLSVWLLIIPFITFWIWRLAFVRSFGEAHRLFLGHLSTTIILTDCLHGFLLSASIVFIFLGATSLRDYFRHLRELGGQEADREDDGDRNAARAPRRPVAPANRNFAADANEEDANGAQGIAGAGQLIRRNAENVAARWEMQAARLEAHVEQMFDGLDDADGAEDVPFDELVGMQGPVFHLVENAFTVLASNMIFLGVVIFVPFSLGRIILYYLSWILSSASNPVLSTVMPLTETALSLANITLKSAWTAVANLTPTANDESSLLGQVTEMLKANATELSEAANNLSTTVSTDLLKGSSVGTSRLSDVTTLAVGYMFIFSLVFFYLGIVALIRYTRGEPLTLGRFYGIASIAETIPSLFRQFVAAMRHLMTMIKVAFLLVIELGVFPLMCGWWLDVCTIRMFGKSITQRVEFFSVSPLASSLVHWVVGIVYMLQISIFVSLLRGVLRNGVLYFLRDPADPNYNPFRDLIDDPVHKHARRVLLSVAVYGSLIVMLVYLPVKLAMRMAPSIFPLDISVSDPFTEIPADMLLFQICIPFAIEHFKLRTTIKSLLRYWFTAVGWSLGLTDFLLPRPEDNGRQENGNGDQGRQDRFQAPHGVPDRALVGFAPDNRARHAAASSNFVEDYDNEEQADPEYAFVLRIVLLLVVAWMTLLLFNSALIIVPISLGRALFNSLPLLPITHGIKCNDLYAFVIGSYAIWTAIAGARYSIDQVRTRRVAALMNQIWKWCVIVLKSSALLSIWIFIIPVLIGLLFELLVIVPMRVPIDESPVFLLYQDWALGLIFLKIWTRLVMLDHMMPLVDESWRLKFERVRENGFSRLQGFWVLREIVLPIIMKLLTALCVPYVLARGVFPILGYPLLVNSAVYRYAWIGCLGFSLFCFCAKRFHVWFTNLHNSIRDDRYLIGRRLHNFGEEVLQRHNEVEVGGEGEIPLLNGDVEEVADIGLRHRRGIMQDA